Below is a genomic region from Candidatus Fermentibacter sp..
CACCGACTTGCGGACCTCCGACCTCGCCCTGCTGAGCCTCGACATGACGGTGCCCAGCGCGATGCCAAGGGTCTCCGCGATCTCCGAATAGCTCAGCTCCTGGTCCACCCTCAGCACGAAGACGGACCTCAGGGGGGGCGAGAGCCTCTCCACGGCCTTCCGGATGGCGTCCGCCAGCTCGGATGCGGAGGCCTGGGAGGCGGCCGTGTCCTCCACGCACTGCTCCCCCTCCGCCCCGTATTCCTCGTCGAACTCCACCTCGGACCGCCTCCTCCTCTTCTCCGAGAGGTTTATCGAGAGGTTCGTCGCGATCCTGTAGATCCAGGTGAAGAACCTGTACCTGGTATCGAAGCCCGGCATGGCCTTCATGGCGCGGACGAACGTGTCCTGTGTCACGTCCCATGCGTCCTCGTCCGTCCTGCACATGCGGCGTGCGACCCTGTAGACCCTCTTCTGGTATCTCCGGACGAGCTCCCCGAAAGCATCCCTGTCTCCCGCCTTCGCCTTCGCCACGAGGTCGGCCTCGTCGCCGGCCGGCTCCATCATCGAGAGTATTACATCGAGGAGGATCATTTATTCCACCGGGTGCACATGCCTGCGGACCCCTCAGAACCTGAGCACGACGCCTGCACCGATCCCGGCCTCCCGCCCGAAACGCTCGTTCTCGCGGTCGAAGGTGAACAGGTGGGCATCGACGTAGGCATCCATCATGCCGTACAGCCAGGAGGCCGCGGTGAGCCAGATGAGGTCGAGCCGCCGCTCCCTGTGGGTTTCGTATTCGGCCTCGTCACCGGCGTCGCCGCTCTCGAGGAAGTCGTCCCTCGCCGATTCGGCCCGGATGTGCTCGTCGACGAGGAGCGCCAGCAGACCGAGTTCGAGGGCGCCGAGCACGATGCCCTTGACCGGCCTGTCGTTGTAGAACTGGCCCCACCCCGGCAGAGCGGCCGAACGCAGCAGGGCGCCCGTGGGAGACCTGTCGCCGGAAGCGGGGCCTTCGACCATGCCGGCAACCGTCCCGGAGAGCACCCGGGCAAGGGAATCGACACCGGCGGAGTCTGCTGCTGCACGCAGTGAATCGGCAGGATCGCCCCCCGGGGGGGATCCGTCGAAGGATCTGCCTGCGGGCAGCTGTACGAGGAGCGCGAATGCGAGGAGAGCCGCAGAGGGCACTTGTCCGCCGTCAGGCCCCGACGACCCCGCGCCTGCCGGACAGGATGAAACCGGCCAGCGCCATGGCATCGTCGCCCCAGCCGGCTTCCGCGGTCATTTCGGAAGCCTTGCGGGACACGGGCCCCGGCTCCCTGAAGAGATGCCTGAAGGCCTTCTCCAGATCGGCCAGCCTCTCCGGCGAGAATCCGTTGCGCCTGAGCCCGATCAGGTTGAGGGAGGCCACCCTGAGCGGGTACCCCCCGGCGAGGCAGAAGGGCGGGATGTCCATGGGGACCCTGAATCCCCCTCCGACCATCGCGTAGGCTCCGATCCTCACGAACTGGTGGACCGGGACCACCCCGCCGATGGTGGCATGATCGCCGACTTCGACGTGACCGGCGAGGTTGACGGCATTGGCCATGATCACCCTGGCGCCGATCCTGCAGTCGTGCGCGATGTGCGCGTATGCCATGATGAGGCAGTCGCTTCCGACGATCGTTCTGCCTGTCGCCGTGGTGCCCTTGCTTATGTTGGCGAACTCCCTGATGACCGTCCTGTCGCCGATCTCGAGGGAGGTGTCCTCCCCGGCGTACTTGAGGTCCTGGGGGTCCGTACCTATGACCGCGCAGGGCCCTATCCTGACATCGCAGCCGATCGTGGTCCTGCCGGCGACATAGGCGTGCGCCCCTATGTGCACTCCCCGGGACAGCGTGACATCAGGCCCCACCACCGCGAAGGGTTCTATCGTGCAGCCTTCCGGCACGTCGCACGACACGACGGCCCTTGGGTCGACGGCACTCATCTCGGCATCAGCATGGCCATCAGATCGGCCTCGGCCACGACCTTGCCCTCCACCCTGGCGATCCCCCTCATCACGCAGACCGAACCCCTGCGCTTGATCATCTCCAGTTCGAACAGCACCTGGTCGCCGGGGAGCACGGGCTTCCTGAAGCGCACCTTGTCGACTCCCGTGAAGAAGACGAGCCACTCGTCGGGACGTTCGACCGAGTTGAAGAGCATGAGCCCCCCGACCTGCCCCATGGCTTCGATTATCAGCACGCCGGGCATGATGGGGCTGCCCGGGAAGTGCCCCTGGAAGAAGGGTTCGTTGATCGTGACGTTCTTGAGGCCGACGATGCGCTTCTCGGGCTGCATCTCGAGCACCTTGTCCACGAGGAGGAAGGGATACCTGTGAGGAAGGATCCTCATCACGTCGGCGATCTCCCAGTTGCCCGGCCCGAGGGGTCTCGACTGGTCCCTCGTCCGCCTGGTGTAGGTCTCCCTTATCTTCCTCACGAACTGCACATTGGAGGCGTGCCCGGACTTGGCCGAGATCACGTGGGCGTTGAGCCTCTCGCCGAGAAGGGACAGGTCGCCGATCAGGTCGAGGACCTTGTGCCTCACGAATTCGTCGGGGAAGCGGAGGGGCTCACGATTGAGCAGGCCCTCGTCGCCGATGACGATTGCGTTGTCGAGCGTTCCGCCCCTGATGAGGTTCTTGTCCTGCAGGGCCTTCACGTCGCTGTAGAAGCAGAAGGTCCTGGCCGGGGCGATCTCCTTGCGGAAGACCTCGGGGGTGACGAGCATGGAGATGTACTGCGCACCGAGCACGGGATGGCCGTAGTCGATCGTGAAGCTGATCCTCAGACCCTCGGCGGGAACGGCGACGAGATCTGCGCCGTAGGCCGAGATCGAGACGGATTCGCCGATGGAGAGATACTTCCTGGGCGCGTCGGTCTGCTCGAGCCTGCCCGCCTGGTCTATCACCTCGACGTAGGTGGCGACGGAACCGTCCTCCGGCTCGGGCGGTTCGTCGGAGTCGATCTCGATGATCGCGTTGTCTATGCCCAGGCCGTAGAGGGCCGCGAGTACGTGCTCGACGGTATGGACTTCGTAGTAGTTCTCGCCCAGCGTGGTCCGCCTGGACTGCTCCTCGATCTGCCTGACGTTCTCGCAGCTCACGTGGATGGTCGGCCTCGACTCGACGTCGGTGCGGACGAACGTGATGCCGGAATTGGGCGGGGCCGGCTTGAACGTGATCGTGGTGACGTTGCCGGTATGGAGGCCGATACCCCGGTAGGTCACCGGCTTTTCGAGGGTCGTCTGGTTCTGGCTCACTGGGCTCTCTCCTCCTGGTCTCCGGGCACGACGGTCAGGGACCGGTCCTGTCCAGCGTCACGGTACTCGGGCGGCTTGCGGGGTCGATCCCGCATGCCCGTTCTCTCAGGTCTCCGGGGTTGCCGGGGATCCATCCGATCCGGCGTCGATGCCCCCGGGCGACCGGAGGGGGCGTTCCCGCGCATCGTCTCCCGGCGTTCCGATGATGCCGGAAACCGACTCCATGAACTCCGGCAGCCTCGAGAGGGCGGCGTCGATCCTGAGAGCCCTCGCGTGAAGCCTGGCCGGGTAACCGGAAACGACGGCACCCGCCGGCACGCTCTTCGTGACACCTGCCTGGCCGGCGATGGTTGCCCCGTCGCCGATCTCGATATGTCCCCCGATGCCGGCCTGGCCGCCGAAAACGACTCCCCTGCCGACACGGGTGCTGCCTGCGATGCCGACCTGCGCGGCCAGCAGGCAGCCGGGTCCGAGTATGACATTATGGGCGAGGTGCACCAGGTTGTCGAGCTTGCAGTGGTCCCCCACCGTGGTGGCCCCGGTGACGGCCCTGTCGATGGTGCAGTTGGCCCCGATCTCGACGTCGTTCCCGATCACCACTATGCCGTTCTGGGGCACCTTCCTGTGGCCGGCAGGGTCGGGGACGAAGCCGAAGCCGTCGGCGCCCAGCACGGTGCCGGAATGGATCACGGTCCTGTCGCCGATCACGGTGCCGGCCTCCACCACGGCATGGGAGTGGATCACGCATCCCGAACCCAGCCGGGCATCCCTGCCGATGCAGCAGCAGGACCCGATCCGCGTGCCCTCCCCGATCGTGACTCCCTGTTCGAGCACGGTGCACGGGCCGATGGCCGACCCTGCCCCGATGACGGCCGTGGGATGCACGATCGCGGACGAATGGACGCCGTCGAACCCGGAGCTCCTGTCCGGGGCGAAGAGTCCGAGGGCCCTGCGGAAGGCGTCGTAGGCATTCGACACCCTGATCCTGTTGGGGGCCGAAGTCTCGACGTCCCCCGAGCAGATGACCGCGAGCGCCCTCGTGGACGAGAGCTGCCTGCGATATAGAGGGTTGCCGTAGTAGCAGACCTCGGCGGGGCCCGCATCCTGAAGGGACGAGACCCCCTCGACCGCCTCGTCGCCCCCGGGGCCGACCAGCTCTCCGCCGAGGGCCGCCGCGAGGTCGGCGAGGCTAATCCGCCGCGCCACCGGTGGACATCCTGGTTATCACCAGGTCGGTGATGTCGAGCGACTCGTCGGCATAGACGACGAATCCCCCGGCCGTATCGAGGACCAGCTCGTATCCGTTCTCGGTTCCCAGTTCGCGCACGGCCTCGTTGATCTCGTCGACGATCGGGGTGACGAGTTCCTCGTTCCGGCGCTCCGCCAGGCCGCCCGGGCCGAACGTGGAGGACAGGAACTGCTCGAGTTCCGCCCTTTTTTCCTCCAGGAGCGCCTCGCGCTCCCTCCTCCGTTCCGGGCTCATCATCAGGGTCCGGGAGAGGTCGAGTTCGATGGCGTCTATGTCGGCCTGGAGAGAGTCGGCATGGGCGTTCCATTCGTCTATCTCGGCCTCGAGCAGCTCCCTGGCATCCGCCACCCCGCCCAGCGATTCGAAGATCCGTTCGGAATCCAGGACGGCTACGGTCCCTGCACCGGCGGCGGCCGGGAGCAGGAGTGCGGCAATCGTGATCAACCTCATCCAAGCTCCGTCCGTGATCGGGAATCCGTCAGAAGTCGGTCCCGAACTGGAAATGGGGCTGCCATCCCTGGTCGGGTCCGTCGAAACCGTATGCGTAGTCGAGGCCCATGATGCCCAGCATCGGCACCTCGATCCGGAAGCCCAGACCGGCCCCCCTGTTGAGATCTCCGATATCGGCTAGCGACATCGAGCTCCATGTGTTGCCTGCGTCCATGAAGGCCGCGAGCTGCAGCTGGTCGAGCAGCCTGAGCCGGTATTCGGCCGAGAGGATCAGCATGAACTTGCCGCCCACCGTCTCGAATCCCTCGACCGCCCCGATGGTCTCGCTGTCGTATCCCCTGATGCCGTAGAAGCCGGTCCCGCCAAGCTCGAAGAGCTCGTACGCCGGGGGTGACTCGCCGGCCAGCGAGGCCAGCAGCCCGGTCCTCGCCCTGACCATGAACACGCACTTCCAGATGGAGGGGATGTACCAGCTGCTGTCGAGGAGGTACTTCTGATAGCCGATGTTCCCGCCCAGGGCCCCACCCGCGAACTCGGCGATGAACGAGTTCTCCGAGCCCTCGCCGGGGAATACCTGCCTGTCCCTGCTGTCGCGGACGACCGAGAACCTGACGGAGCTCGTCCACCTCGGCCAATCGGTGTCGTTCAGGCTGTAGTAGTAGCTCGTGGAGTCCTCGGTGATGTTGAAGACGTTGGTGCGCTCGAGCAGGTAGCGCACGGAGGCGGAGGTGTAGTCGATCCACGGGAGCACGCGCCCCACCGTCACGGCTCCGCCGGTCCTGGTGCGGTCGTAGTAGTCCTTGTCGGAGGTCGTGTGGAAGATCTCGCCGCCGAGAGTGAGGGGCGTGTCCCTGAACCACGGTTCGGTGAAGCTCAGTTCGACGTCGTTCGAGGACTTCGAGAACTGGTAGTTGATCGAGACGCTCTGTCCGCGCCCCAGGAGGTTGGTCTCCCCGAGTTCGAGATAGCCGTTGAACCCGTCGCTCGCTCCGTAGCCCGCTCCGAACCCGGCCTTCCCGGTGGACTTCTCGGCCACTTCGATGACGAGATCGATGTCCGAGGAGCCGTCGATTGCACGGAAGTCGGGGACCACATTGTCGAAATAATTGAGATAGAAGATGTTGCGCAGGCTCCTGACAAGGGCCGTTCTCTGGAACAGGTCGCCCGGGGTGACCCAGAGCTGCCGCCTTATCACGTTGTCCATGGTGCGGGTGTTGCCCACTATCTCGATGCGCCTTATGTGGGCCCGCTCGCCTTCGGTCACGTTGAACGTGACGGAGATCTCGCCGGCCGTGGTGTCCGCGGAGACGGCGGGTTCGACCGAGGCGTAGAAGTAGCCGCGATCCTGGAACTGCTCGTAGATGGCGTCGAGAGTCTGCTCGAAGCGGCTGACCCGGTACTCCTGTCCCTGCTCCATCCTCACCGTCAGGCCGAGCGTGCTGTCGGGTATGGCCTCGTTCCCCTGGAATGCGACGGGTCCGAAGCGGTAGAAGCGCCCCTCCGAGACCGTGATGGAGAGGCGGAGGTGCCGCCCGTCCTCCATCGTGCTGCGCTCGACCCCGAGAACCCTTGCGTCCGGGTATCCGTGATCCCAGTAGTATCTCTCGATCTTGCCCAGGTCCTCCGCGAGGTCGGACTCCCTCAGGCGTCCCGAGCGCCAGAACGAATCCTGCTTCGTCTTCATCTCGCCCCTGAGATCGCCGTCGTCGAACACGGTGTTGCCCTCGAACACGATCTCGCCGACCCTGACGTCGGGACCCTCCGTCACATCGAAGACCAGCGCGCACCTGCCCCCGGCATCGGGCGCGTCCCAGCGGGCGTCTACTGTGGCGAAGTGCCTGTGCTTCTCCGCGAGGAGGGCCAGGATGGTCATCCGTGCGTCCTCGACATCCATGAGGGAGACGGTCTGCCCCGGGAAGAGGAACAGCGAGTCCCTCACGTCCTCCTCGTCCATGCAGTCGAGACCCGTGATGGAGAAGTCGCTCAGGATCCTGTTCTCCTCGACACTGATCCTCAGGTCGACCAGCCCCGAGGACGAGTCGGCCAGGATCTCGATCGCCGAGAAGTACCCCAGGTTGAAGAGGTTCCTCAGGCCGTCAGCGGCGGCATCGGACGTGTACGGCATGCCGGTCTGGAGTCCGAAGGTCCGGACGATCAGGGAGTCGGTGACGAAAGCATTGCCCTCGACGCCTACGCTGCCGATGGTTCCGGCACCGGATGCGGCGGCGGCCGTGATGAGTATGAGGAGAGCCTTCAATTCGATGTTCTGCCTGTTGCCGTGAGTGCCTCCCGGTCCGTCATTCCGTCCCGGGCCTTCAGGAACAGGAGATGGTCGTCCGCCCTCTCTGCCACTATGTGATCCCCCCTGGTGAACTCGCCCTGGAGGAGAGCTTCGGTGAGCGGGTCCTCCACGAGTCGCTGTATGGTCCTGCGGAGATGCCTGGCCCCGGAGGACGGGTCGAAACCGCATTCGGCCATCAGCTCCCTGGCCGACGGGCTCAGGACGAGGTCGATCCCGAACTCCAGAAGCCTGCCCCTGACCTCCTCGAACTGGATCCCGACGATCCCGTCGATCTCCTCCCGTCCGAGCTGGTTGAAGACGACGATTTCATCGAGCCTGTTGATGAACTCCGGCGAGAAGAACCGCCTCACGCCGTCCATCATCAGATCCCGCTGGCGGCGGTTCCTGTCGGTGTCGGACTCGTTCGAGAAACCGGGGTGCCCGACGCCCTGGAGCTCCTTCGACGCCAGATTGCTGGTCATTATCAGGATCGTGTTGGAGAAGTCGACGTGCCTGCCGTAGCTGTCCGTCATGCATCCGTAGTCCATCACCTGCAGGAGCATGTTGAACAGGTCAGAATGGGCCTTCTCGACCTCGTCGAAGAGCACGACCGAGTACGGCCGCCTCCTGATCTTCTCGGTGAGCTGGCCTCCGTCGTCGTAGCCCACATATCCCGGGGGCGCTCCGACCAGCCTGGAGCCCGAGAACTTCTCCTGGAACTCGGACATGTCGATCCGGATCAGGGCGCTGGTGTCGCCGAACACCTTCTCGGCGATGACCCTTGCGGTCTCGGTCTTGCCGACCCCTGAGGGGCCCATGAAGAGGAAGGCGCCGGATGGCCGGTGCGGGTCCTTGAGGCCGACCCTGCCCCTCCTGATCGCCCTGGCGATGACTCCGAGGGCTTCGTCCTGCCCGACGATCCGGGAGGAGAGATGCTTCTCGAGATCCCTGAGATGCGCGAGCTCGCTCTCGGTCATCCTGTTCACGGGGATGCCGGTCATGTCCGACACCACCTCGGCCACCAGGTCGACCGTGACGATCCTCCTGTCCTCGGAGGACAGCCATTCGTTCCTCGCGGCGGCCAGGACGGCCTGCTTCTTCTCGACCTCGAACCGGAGCTTCATGGCCTCCTCGAAGTCGCACATCTCGGTGGCGCGGGTCATGTCCGACTCCATCAGCTCGATCTCGTGTTCGATCTGATCGAGCCCCGGCGGCATCGCCGATGCCTGGAGCCTGGTCTTGGCGCCGGCCTCGTCCATGACGTCGATCGCCTTGTCCGGCAGGAACCTGCCGCTTATGAACCGGTCGGCCAGGCTGGCGCAGGCATGCACGGCGTCGGGCAGGAACTCGGCTCCGTGGTGTTCTTCGTACTTGCTCCTGAGGCCGTCGAGGATCTCGACCGTGAGCGCCACCGTGGGCGGATCGACCGGAACCGGCTGGAATCGCCTCTCGAGGGCGCCGTCCTTCTCGATGCGCCGCCTGTACTCGTCGAGGGTGGTCGCCCCGATGCACTGGAACTCGCCCCTGGCCAGCGCCGGCTTGAGCAGGTTGGCCGCGTCGATGGCGCCTTCGGCCGCTCCCGCACCGACGATGGAATGTATCTCGTCGATGAACAGGATGATGTTGCCGGCTTCGGATATCTCCTTGAGCAGGACCTTGAGCCTCTCCTCGAACTGACCCCTGTACTTGGTGCCGGCGATCACCCCGGCCATGTCCAGGGCCATCAGCCTCCTGTCGCGGAGGGGCGGCGGCACGCGGCACGAGATGATGAGCTGCGCGAGACCCTCTACGATGGCGGTCTTGCCCACCCCCGGCTCGCCTATGAGCACCGGGTTGCACTTCTTCCTCCTGCAGAGGACCTGGATGACCCTCGAGATCTCCTTCTCGCGGCCGATGACGGGATCGAGCGAGTTCTCGCCTGCCATCGCGGTGAGGTCGCGGCAGAAGAACTCGAGGGCGGACGTGGATTCCTCCTCGGACTTCTCCTCCCTTCCGCG
It encodes:
- a CDS encoding bifunctional UDP-3-O-[3-hydroxymyristoyl] N-acetylglucosamine deacetylase/3-hydroxyacyl-ACP dehydratase, translating into MSQNQTTLEKPVTYRGIGLHTGNVTTITFKPAPPNSGITFVRTDVESRPTIHVSCENVRQIEEQSRRTTLGENYYEVHTVEHVLAALYGLGIDNAIIEIDSDEPPEPEDGSVATYVEVIDQAGRLEQTDAPRKYLSIGESVSISAYGADLVAVPAEGLRISFTIDYGHPVLGAQYISMLVTPEVFRKEIAPARTFCFYSDVKALQDKNLIRGGTLDNAIVIGDEGLLNREPLRFPDEFVRHKVLDLIGDLSLLGERLNAHVISAKSGHASNVQFVRKIRETYTRRTRDQSRPLGPGNWEIADVMRILPHRYPFLLVDKVLEMQPEKRIVGLKNVTINEPFFQGHFPGSPIMPGVLIIEAMGQVGGLMLFNSVERPDEWLVFFTGVDKVRFRKPVLPGDQVLFELEMIKRRGSVCVMRGIARVEGKVVAEADLMAMLMPR
- a CDS encoding DUF5683 domain-containing protein; translated protein: MPSAALLAFALLVQLPAGRSFDGSPPGGDPADSLRAAADSAGVDSLARVLSGTVAGMVEGPASGDRSPTGALLRSAALPGWGQFYNDRPVKGIVLGALELGLLALLVDEHIRAESARDDFLESGDAGDEAEYETHRERRLDLIWLTAASWLYGMMDAYVDAHLFTFDRENERFGREAGIGAGVVLRF
- the lpxA gene encoding acyl-ACP--UDP-N-acetylglucosamine O-acyltransferase, with translation MSAVDPRAVVSCDVPEGCTIEPFAVVGPDVTLSRGVHIGAHAYVAGRTTIGCDVRIGPCAVIGTDPQDLKYAGEDTSLEIGDRTVIREFANISKGTTATGRTIVGSDCLIMAYAHIAHDCRIGARVIMANAVNLAGHVEVGDHATIGGVVPVHQFVRIGAYAMVGGGFRVPMDIPPFCLAGGYPLRVASLNLIGLRRNGFSPERLADLEKAFRHLFREPGPVSRKASEMTAEAGWGDDAMALAGFILSGRRGVVGA
- the bamA gene encoding outer membrane protein assembly factor BamA; this encodes MKALLILITAAAASGAGTIGSVGVEGNAFVTDSLIVRTFGLQTGMPYTSDAAADGLRNLFNLGYFSAIEILADSSSGLVDLRISVEENRILSDFSITGLDCMDEEDVRDSLFLFPGQTVSLMDVEDARMTILALLAEKHRHFATVDARWDAPDAGGRCALVFDVTEGPDVRVGEIVFEGNTVFDDGDLRGEMKTKQDSFWRSGRLRESDLAEDLGKIERYYWDHGYPDARVLGVERSTMEDGRHLRLSITVSEGRFYRFGPVAFQGNEAIPDSTLGLTVRMEQGQEYRVSRFEQTLDAIYEQFQDRGYFYASVEPAVSADTTAGEISVTFNVTEGERAHIRRIEIVGNTRTMDNVIRRQLWVTPGDLFQRTALVRSLRNIFYLNYFDNVVPDFRAIDGSSDIDLVIEVAEKSTGKAGFGAGYGASDGFNGYLELGETNLLGRGQSVSINYQFSKSSNDVELSFTEPWFRDTPLTLGGEIFHTTSDKDYYDRTRTGGAVTVGRVLPWIDYTSASVRYLLERTNVFNITEDSTSYYYSLNDTDWPRWTSSVRFSVVRDSRDRQVFPGEGSENSFIAEFAGGALGGNIGYQKYLLDSSWYIPSIWKCVFMVRARTGLLASLAGESPPAYELFELGGTGFYGIRGYDSETIGAVEGFETVGGKFMLILSAEYRLRLLDQLQLAAFMDAGNTWSSMSLADIGDLNRGAGLGFRIEVPMLGIMGLDYAYGFDGPDQGWQPHFQFGTDF
- a CDS encoding OmpH family outer membrane protein, which translates into the protein MRLITIAALLLPAAAGAGTVAVLDSERIFESLGGVADARELLEAEIDEWNAHADSLQADIDAIELDLSRTLMMSPERRREREALLEEKRAELEQFLSSTFGPGGLAERRNEELVTPIVDEINEAVRELGTENGYELVLDTAGGFVVYADESLDITDLVITRMSTGGAAD
- a CDS encoding ATP-dependent Clp protease ATP-binding subunit — protein: MPEQYSERARAAINIARTEASKYGQAKVGSEHMLFGLLSVRGSTAISILHALGVNTSELRVRLESYIRKPSGITIPTHEVGWTTKARLVLHEANRQSSLMNHQTVGTEHILLGLIAVSSCMAANLLRERGVLLDRAVTELQNLPRGREEKSEEESTSALEFFCRDLTAMAGENSLDPVIGREKEISRVIQVLCRRKKCNPVLIGEPGVGKTAIVEGLAQLIISCRVPPPLRDRRLMALDMAGVIAGTKYRGQFEERLKVLLKEISEAGNIILFIDEIHSIVGAGAAEGAIDAANLLKPALARGEFQCIGATTLDEYRRRIEKDGALERRFQPVPVDPPTVALTVEILDGLRSKYEEHHGAEFLPDAVHACASLADRFISGRFLPDKAIDVMDEAGAKTRLQASAMPPGLDQIEHEIELMESDMTRATEMCDFEEAMKLRFEVEKKQAVLAAARNEWLSSEDRRIVTVDLVAEVVSDMTGIPVNRMTESELAHLRDLEKHLSSRIVGQDEALGVIARAIRRGRVGLKDPHRPSGAFLFMGPSGVGKTETARVIAEKVFGDTSALIRIDMSEFQEKFSGSRLVGAPPGYVGYDDGGQLTEKIRRRPYSVVLFDEVEKAHSDLFNMLLQVMDYGCMTDSYGRHVDFSNTILIMTSNLASKELQGVGHPGFSNESDTDRNRRQRDLMMDGVRRFFSPEFINRLDEIVVFNQLGREEIDGIVGIQFEEVRGRLLEFGIDLVLSPSARELMAECGFDPSSGARHLRRTIQRLVEDPLTEALLQGEFTRGDHIVAERADDHLLFLKARDGMTDREALTATGRTSN
- the lpxD gene encoding UDP-3-O-(3-hydroxymyristoyl)glucosamine N-acyltransferase, which translates into the protein MARRISLADLAAALGGELVGPGGDEAVEGVSSLQDAGPAEVCYYGNPLYRRQLSSTRALAVICSGDVETSAPNRIRVSNAYDAFRRALGLFAPDRSSGFDGVHSSAIVHPTAVIGAGSAIGPCTVLEQGVTIGEGTRIGSCCCIGRDARLGSGCVIHSHAVVEAGTVIGDRTVIHSGTVLGADGFGFVPDPAGHRKVPQNGIVVIGNDVEIGANCTIDRAVTGATTVGDHCKLDNLVHLAHNVILGPGCLLAAQVGIAGSTRVGRGVVFGGQAGIGGHIEIGDGATIAGQAGVTKSVPAGAVVSGYPARLHARALRIDAALSRLPEFMESVSGIIGTPGDDARERPLRSPGGIDAGSDGSPATPET
- a CDS encoding sigma-70 family RNA polymerase sigma factor translates to MILLDVILSMMEPAGDEADLVAKAKAGDRDAFGELVRRYQKRVYRVARRMCRTDEDAWDVTQDTFVRAMKAMPGFDTRYRFFTWIYRIATNLSINLSEKRRRRSEVEFDEEYGAEGEQCVEDTAASQASASELADAIRKAVERLSPPLRSVFVLRVDQELSYSEIAETLGIALGTVMSRLSRARSEVRKSVEHLMES